The Oryctolagus cuniculus chromosome 5, mOryCun1.1, whole genome shotgun sequence genome includes a region encoding these proteins:
- the LOC138849857 gene encoding protein LEG1 homolog, with protein sequence MWAALMIPTFLFLSLFSVGCAQDPVSTTDGSDNYPILWDQINGSITEFPVQNNKIIIDIWKYIDRLKMYKILMRESDKYFAQFGKNNSENVLWTLTILYGRLYKTDRFSDPSNSSVCAFGGGCISSSSGWGGINFYVIAMNFLAAVESGFLRDIPYKIEFLSGEERRSDFCYSIEECRRAYPQAMDVAKRFYQYMQSKMTLSKVGTIPINNGDDTTVIKYMWDAHQAAIDVAKPKFNDISEYSSATERDFTMDFLTVAEFCEAAEYRPYFGSTVEILLGFPHRPLTDQDANILAPDFNLYEKAHLTSIRTLSRVNKMTACEVGSWRMMMYYYNVNMVVTSIEVAISDTVSLLD encoded by the exons ATGTGGGCTGCTTTGATGATCCCCACTTTTCTTTTCCTAAGCCTCTTTTCTGTTGGTTGTGCCCAAGATCCGGTGTCCACCACAGATGGAAGTGATAACTACCCAATTCTTTGGGACCAGATTAATGGGAGCATAACAGAATTTCCAGTACAGAACAACAAAATAATCATTGATATCTGGAAGTATATTGATCGCCTGAAAATGTATAAGATTCTTATGAGAGAATCAGACAAATATTTTGCTCAGTTTGGAAAAAACAATTCAGAAAACGTGCTGTGGACACTAACCATACTTTATGGAAGACTGTATAAGACAG ATCGGTTCTCAGACCCTTCGAACAGTTCAGTCTGCGCTTTTGGTGGTGGCTGCATATCCAGCAGCAGTGGCTGGGGAG GTATTAATTTCTATGTGATTGCTATGAATTTCCTTGCTGCAGTTGAATCTGGGTTTTTAAGAGATATACCGTATAAGATAGAATTTTTATCTGGAGAGGAACGCAGATCTGACTTCTGTTATTCAATTGAGGAATGTCGTAGAGCCTACCCACAAGCTATGGATGTAGCCAAAAGGTTTTATCAG TATATGCAGTCAAAGATGACCCTTTCCAAGGTTGGAACTATTCCCATTAACAACGGAGATGATACTACAGTGATCAAATACATGTGGGATGCCCATCAAGCCGCGATTGATGTTGCAAAGCCGAAGTTCAATGACAT ATCAGAATATTCTTCTGCAACTGAAAGAGACTTCACCATGGATTTTCTAACTGTCGCTGAATTTTGTGAGGCAGCAGAATATCGCCCATACTTTGGAAGTACAGTGGAAATACTACTAGGGTTCCCACATAGGCCACTCACAGACCAAGATGCAAACATTCTCGCCCCTGACTTCAATTTATACGAAAAAGCACATTTGACTTCAATAAGAACACTTTCAAGAGTAAATAAAATGACAG